From the Variovorax paradoxus genome, the window CCACGCGATGTTGCTCACGTTGAGCAGGATGGTGGGGGCGGAAGCCTCGTCCTTGAAGTTCGCACCGATCTCGTCGCCGAACAGGTCTTCGTAGCAGATGTTCGGCGCGATGCGCTGGCCCTGCCAGAGGAATGGCGCCTGCGCCAGGCCGCCGCGCTCGAAGTCGCCGAGCGGGATGTTCATCATCTGGATGAACCAGCGGAAGCCCATCGGAATGAATTCACCGAACGGCACGAGATGGTGCTTGCTGTAGCTGTACGGTTGCGCGGCGCCGGGCTGGAAGCCGAGCACCGAGTTGCTGTAGGTGCCCCGGCCGCCGCGCCCGTTCATCGGCAGGCCGACGATGGCGGCCTGCGTGCCCTGGCTGTAGCGTGCCTGGATGGCCTCGAGGTAGCCGGGCGGCAGCTGCTGGGGCAGCAGCGGCAAGGCGGTTTCGGGCGTCACCACCAGCGGGGCCTTGGCGTCGCGCAGCTGTTCGCCGTACCAGCGCAGCGCAGTCTCGATGCCGCCACCCGGAATGAATTTCTCGTCCTGCGGGATGTTGCCCTGCAGCAGCGCGACCTGCAGCGTGCCCGTGGCGCCCTTGTCGCCCCGCACCGCGCCCGGCAGCGGCTCGGCGACGTTCGGCGCGATGAACACGAGCGCGAACAGGACCACGCCCAGCGCGGCTTCGGCGGCGCGCAGGGGCCGGCGCAGCGCGACCAGCGCCACCGCCAGCGCCGCCGCCGCACCGATCCCGTAGACGCCCACCCAGGGCGCGAGTGCGGCCATCGGCCCTTCGACATGCGCGTAGCCGCCGGCGCCCCACGGGAAGCCGGTGAACCAGCTGCCGCGGACGAGTTCGGCCAGCGTCCAGAGTGCGGCGAAGACGATGGCGCCGGTCACTCGCCCCGTCGGGCCGCGCACCACGAAGCAGGCTGCGGCCACGGCGTAGTAGAGCCCGAGCGCCGCGGCCAGTGCCAGCACGGCGATGGCCGCCAGCGGCGCCGGCAGCCCGCCGTAGGTATGCATCGAGATGAAGAGCCACCAGAAGCTGCCGGTGAGCCAGGCCGTGGAGAAGAGCCAGCCATGCAGGCCGGCGCGGCGCCAGCCGGCGCCCTGCAGGCGCAGGCCGTCAAGCAGCCACACGAATGCGCCGAGTGACAGCAGCTGCAGCCACCAGAGCGGCTTGCCTCCTGCAGGCGAGGCCATCGAAAGCGCCTGCGCGAGCCCGGCAGCACCGAAGCCGAGCAGACGGAACAGGGAGGCGGAGGTGGACGCCGGCGTGCCGCGCATCAGTCGGCCGCGTCGCCGCCGCGCGCCGGGGACACCTTGAACCAGCGCACCGCGCCGCCCTTGGTGTGCAGCACCACGAAGTCGAAGCCGCCGATGGCGTGGTGCTCGCCGCGCTTGGGCACATGGCCCATCTCGTGGGCGATGAGTCCGCCGATGGTGTCGAAGTCTTCGCTGAGCTGTTCCTCGTCGAACACGATGCCGAAGGCCTCGGCCACGCGCTCGATGGGCGTGTCCCCCGAGACGCGGTAGGTGTGGTCGGCCAGGCCGAAGATGTCGCCCTCGTCCTCGGCAATGTCGAACTCGTCCTCGATCTCGCCGACGATCTGCTCGAGCACGTCCTCGATGGTGATGAGGCCGGCCACGCGGCCGAACTCGTCGATGACGATGGCCAGGTGGTTGCGGTTGCCGCGGAATTCGCGCAGCAGGTCGTTCAGGCCCTTGCTCTCGGGCACGAACGTGGCCGGGCGCAGCAGGGCACGGATGTTCAGCCCCGGCGCGCGCTGCAGCTTGAGCAGGTCCTTCGCGAGCAGGATGCCGATGATGTTTTCCTTTTCGCCCTCGTAC encodes:
- the lnt gene encoding apolipoprotein N-acyltransferase: MRGTPASTSASLFRLLGFGAAGLAQALSMASPAGGKPLWWLQLLSLGAFVWLLDGLRLQGAGWRRAGLHGWLFSTAWLTGSFWWLFISMHTYGGLPAPLAAIAVLALAAALGLYYAVAAACFVVRGPTGRVTGAIVFAALWTLAELVRGSWFTGFPWGAGGYAHVEGPMAALAPWVGVYGIGAAAALAVALVALRRPLRAAEAALGVVLFALVFIAPNVAEPLPGAVRGDKGATGTLQVALLQGNIPQDEKFIPGGGIETALRWYGEQLRDAKAPLVVTPETALPLLPQQLPPGYLEAIQARYSQGTQAAIVGLPMNGRGGRGTYSNSVLGFQPGAAQPYSYSKHHLVPFGEFIPMGFRWFIQMMNIPLGDFERGGLAQAPFLWQGQRIAPNICYEDLFGDEIGANFKDEASAPTILLNVSNIAWFGDSVAIDEHLSISRMRALEFARPMVRATNTGATVVIDATGRVTHELPRLTRGVLEAGVEGRRGLTPYARWVAPFGLWPLWILAMAVVAAAFAMGRRRR
- a CDS encoding HlyC/CorC family transporter; the protein is MAEPHPERAPVEREDKRGFLQKLAEFIHPGPDSRDELIETLADAEDNEVIGAESRVMLEGVLRMADMTAGDVMVAAPRMDLVNIDAPYEALLHLVIDTAHSRFPVYEGEKENIIGILLAKDLLKLQRAPGLNIRALLRPATFVPESKGLNDLLREFRGNRNHLAIVIDEFGRVAGLITIEDVLEQIVGEIEDEFDIAEDEGDIFGLADHTYRVSGDTPIERVAEAFGIVFDEEQLSEDFDTIGGLIAHEMGHVPKRGEHHAIGGFDFVVLHTKGGAVRWFKVSPARGGDAAD